The genomic interval CGCGGCCGAGTCACCGAGGGGATGCTCAAGGTCAGCGTCCAGCAGGCTCGCGAGCGGGCGCCCCTGCCCGAAGCGGTCAAGCTGCCGCTCCTCCGCTGGTATCCCCTCATCCTCACCGAGCCGCTCCGGAAAGCTCAGGAGCCGTCGGCCCGCTAGAGGAGGCCCCAGCGCTGGAGGAGTCGTCTGGTCGTCTCGACGGGTAGGCCGACCACGTTGGTGTAGCAGCCGTCGATGTGAGCGATGAGGCGGCTGCCCTGGCCCTGAACGGCATAGGCCCCGGCCTTGTCCAGCGGCTCACCCGTGGCGACATAGGCCGCGATGTCCTCGTCGGTGGCATTCGTCATGGTCACGCGCGTCACCACGGCTGCCGTCTCCTCGCGGCCCTCGGGCGCCTCGACGAGGGCCACTCCGGTAATCACTTCGTGGGTGCGGCCCCGCAGAGCCCGGAGCATGCGGACAGCGTCGGGAATATCTGCCGGCTTGCCTAGATATCGGCCGTCGAGCACCACCTCGGTGTCGGCGCCCAGGACTACCGTGGGACGCGCCCACTGCCGCGCGACGGCGCGGGCCTTGGCAAGCGCGACCGCGGCCATGGCCTGGGCCGCGTCGCCGGGCGGGTGCTGCTCGGGGACATGGCTCGGCTGAACCGAGAAGGCCAGGCCGAAACGGGCCAGAATCTCCTGACGGCGAGGCGAGGCGGAGGCGAGAACGAGTTGCGTGGTGCGACTCAGCTGACGATGAGGGGGTTCTTGTCCGTGATGACCCGCGTGTTCTTGGCGAGAGCCTGAGTCAGGAACTTCGGCAGATTGAAGGAGTGAAGATGCGCCGCTCCATTCCAGTAGCCCAGACTGTCCGGGTTCATCCGTGAAGCGATGAGGCGGTCGATGTCGGCCGCCATCTGCGTGCGGGGATCGGTGCCCTTGGAGGCCAGGATGAAGCCCCACGGCGTTCCGAAGCAGGAGATGAAGCCCTGATACGGCGCCACCACCGGGAAGACTTCGTGGAGCGTCCGGTTGACGGCGCCGAAGAAGAAAAGCTCGTTGATCTTGGTCATGCCCGCCTGCATGGTCATCACGCCGTCGTCGGTCAGGCGGTCGCGGATGAGGCCATAGAACTCCGCGGTGAAGAGCAGGCAGGCCGGCCCCTCCTCGAGGGGCTCTGGCAGGTCGACCACGATGAGATCGAAGCGCTCTCTGGTCTTCTCGAGATACGCTCTGGCGTCCTCGTGGAGCACCCGGGTGCGCGGGTCCTCGAAAGCGCCCTTGTGCATCTCGGGCAGGTGCTTCTTGCACTCTTCCACCACCTCGCCGTCGATATCCACCATGAGGCAATCGGCGATGGACGGATGCCGCAAAATTTCCCGAACGGTGGCGCCCTCGCCCCCGCCGATGACCATGGCTCGCACCGGCCTGGGGTGGGCGAGGAGGCCCGGCTGGACGAGGATCTCGTGGTAGATGAACTCGTCGTGCTCGCTGGACTGGATCCGGCCGTCCAGCACCAGCACCTTGCCGTACGAGTGGGTCTCGAGGATCTCCATGAACTGGAACTTGGTCTGGCGCGAGGCGATGGTGCGGGCGATGGCATGCATGTGGCCTTCGACGGGAGTGGTGGTCTCGAAGAACCACTTGTACTGCGGAGGACCTGCCATCTAGCGACGGACGACCGGCTTGCCGATGGCTTCGGCCGGCTTGTGGGGCATGGACCTTTCGGTCAGGAAGATGCCGCGCTGGAGCTCGACGACGGAGGCCCGGGCGGCGCCGAGCTCGGCGACGAGATGGTCGGCCGCCGCCTGTGGCTGCAGCACGTCGCCACAGGAGAAGACGTCCACGGCGGCGTAGCGGTACTCCGGCCACGTGTGGATGGCCAGGTGCGACTCGGCGATGACGACCACACCACTGATGCCGAACGGATTGAACTCGTGGAAGACGACGTCCACGATGGTGGCTTGGGCAGCCTTGGCGGCCTCCACCATCGCCGTCTTCACGGACTCGAGGCTGTTGATGGCATCCGCATCGCAGTCGAAGAGCTCGAGAAGCAGGTGTCGCCCCAGTGCTTGCACTCTTTCCCTCCTCTCCGTTCGTCTCTCGCTCGCGAAAAATTCGCAAGTCTGATTTTTCTGAATGTAGGGCCATGTTTTTAGCATTGCAAGGAAAAAATGGCCTTTCCCGGCGGCTCGGCGCGCCCAAATCGCCCTCGATGGGGCTGCTCGGCGGCCGCCCAGCGCCCCTTCCCAGTGGCCGCGGAGCCTCTGGGAAGGGCTCGAGAAGCCACTTTTCTCTTGCGTTCCCATCGTGACTCGCTAACATGAGCCGAGGAAAAAAAGTCCGACGGCGCACCACAACCGTCGCGCCGTTCACCTCAGCGGCGAGGAGGCGAGGAGCGAATGGGCTGGAAACCGGTGACCAAGGCCGCGATGACCTCGGGAAGCGCTGAGGGAACGACTCCCCTCAACGCCTTCGACAACGCGCTCCTGGCTGCAGGTATCGGCAATATCAACCTCGTCAAGGTCTCGAGCATCCTGCCGCCCGAGACGGCCCTGGTGGACCTGCCGCGCCTTCGGCCCGGCGCCGTCGTGCCCACGGCTTACGCCGCCATGACCAGCGAGGTTCCCGGCGAAGTGGTGTCCGCGGCCGTGGGCTGGGCGCGGCCGGCGGATCCGACGAAGAACGGCGTCATCATGGAGTTCCACGACAAGGCCACGCGCGAGGAGGCCGAGCGGGCCATCGTGCACATGCTCGCGGAGGCCTTCCGCGTCCGCGGCTGGGCCATCCACGAGATCAAGGTCTGCGCCGCGGAGCACCGAGTCGAGCGCACGGGCTGTGCCCTGGCCGCGGTGACGCTGCTCGCCGACGACGACCTCGTCTAGCATTGTCAGGGGCAGGACGTCGCGGGGCTGCGGCCGCGCCGTCCGAGGCGAACTTCCCACTTGAAGCCGGCCGATCCAAGGTTCATCGCCTGCCGGGCGCCCTACCCGGAGGCCCGCATCGTGCTCTTCGGCATCCCTTTCGAAGGCACCGTCAATCTCCGTACCGGCGCCGATCGCGGCCCGCGCGACCTGCGCGTCGCCTCGGATTCCATCGAGACGTATTCGCCTTTCCTCGAGCGTGACCTGGAAGATCTCGGCATGGCCGACCTGGGAGACTGCGAGCTCGGGGCGGGCAGCCCGCGCGCGCAGCTGGACCGCGCCCGCGACGAGATCCGAACCTTCTGGCGGCCTGGCCTCCTGCCCGTCATGCTGGGCGGCGACCACACGGCCACCGTGCCCGTCATCGAGGTCCTGGCCAAGGCCATCCCCGAGCTCCGCATCCTCCAGCTCGACGCCCACCCGGATCTGCGCGAGGAGTTCCTGGGCGAGCGCTACAACTACGCCTCGGCCATGGCCCGGGTCATGGACGTGGTGGCGCCGGAGCGCGTGTATCAGGTCGGGATGCGGTCAGGCGCCCGCGAGGAGTACCGGCGCCAGGCTCCGCATCTCTATCCCGCCCACGCCGTCCACCCCGTCGAGGCGGTCCGCCGCCTCTTGCCCGAGCTCCGCCGTCACCCTCTCTACGTGACGATGGATGTGGACGTGCTCGACCCGTCGGAGGCGCCGGGAACAGGAGCGCCCGAGCCCTGCGGCATGACCGCCTCCGAGCTCATCGCCATCATCCGATTGCTGGAGCCCTGCCCGATCGTGGGCACCGATCTCATGGAAGTCGCCCAGGCCTTCGATGCCTCGGGCCGGACGGCCATCACGGCTTCCTGGATCCTGCGCGAGGCGATCCTCACCTGGTGGGGAAAATGCTGAAGAGGGACAGCCAGGCCCAGTATTCGGCGCCGCGCTACTACGAGATCGCCTTCGATATGAACCGGAAGCAAGAGGTGGATTTCCTCGTCCACTGCTTCCGTCGCTATGCCCGGGGCAAGGTCAAGACGGTGCTGGACATCGCCTGCGGCACCGGCCCTCACCTCGTCCGGCTGGGGCGACGCGGCTACCGCATGTCCGGCCTCGACCTTTCCCCTGAGAACATCAGCTTTCTCCGGGAGCGATCCGCGGACGAGGGGCTCGAGGTGGGCCTTCACGTGGCCGACATGACGCGCTTCCGGCTCCCCCGGCCCGTGGATGCCGCGATCTGCATGCAGGATTCGCAGGGCCACCTCCTGACCAATGAGGCCCTCCTCGCTCACCTCCGCTGCGTGGCCCGGGCCGTGCGGAAGGGCGGGCTCTACATCTTCGACCGCTACATGTGCTCCTCGTGGACCGACCCGGCCCGGCGCTGGTCCTGGACGCGGCGGCGCGGACGAGCCACGGTGCGGGCGACCTTCGAGGCGCTCAAGGACTTGAATCCCGTGACGCAAACGTTCTTCGAGGACATGGAGCTCGAGGCCGAGGAGAATGGTCGGCGCCATGTGTACCGACAGCGCCATGTCTCGCGAATGGTCTTCCCCCAGGAGATGCGGGCCCTCGTCGAATTGGCCGGGGGATTCGAGCTCGTCGACTGGTTCTACGGCTTCCAGCCTCGTCTCAAGCTCGATCGGGCGCACCACCCGCTCCTCATGGTCGTCGTCCTGAGGAAGCGCTGAACATATTTCCCCCTTCTTATCTCAGCCCTCGCCTCGCCGCTCTCGTCGCCTGCGGCTCCTCGGCAGCGTCTCAGCTCGAACTACTGTCTCAGCCCTCGCCTCGCCGCTCTCGTCGCCTGCGGCTCCTCGGCAGCGCCTCAGCTCGAACTACTGTCTCAGCCCTCGCCTCGCCGCTCTCGTCGCCTGCGGCTCCTCGGCAGCGCCTCAGCTCGAACTACTGTCTCAGCCCTCGCCTCAGGGCTTCGCCTTTCAGCTCGAACTGCGGCCCTCCCGGGCAAGAATGTTCCGCTTCGAGCGCCGGCTTGTCCGGCGCGATTCTCAGATTGCTCGCCTCGGAGGGCAGGGCGCTGCCCATCCAGCTCGCCTCGCACGTGGGGGCCCCAGCCCCCGGGAACGTGCTGCTGCTCGCCGGACGCCCGCGACGTCCTGCGGCTCGCCCTGCATCCGGGGGGAGGCTTCGGAAGGGGGTAGAGCCCCCCTCCGAGCCAGCTAACGCCCTCCGTGGCCACCCTCAAGCTCAAGCGGGGCGCCGAGGCCAGGATCAAGGCCGGGCACCCGTGGATCTACCGCACTCAGGTCGCCGATCTCAAGGGCGCCTGGAAGGCCGAGGACGCCGTCGAGATCGTCGATTGGTCCGGCCGCTTCCTCGGCCGTGGCTTCTACAATCCGCGGTCTTCGCTCTGCTGTCGACTCCTGACCCGTCGCGACGAGCCCGTGGACGGGAGTCTCTTCCGGCGGCGACTCGAGGCAGCCTGGGAATACCGGCGCAAGGCGGGGCTCATCGCGGAGGCTTATCGCCTGGTGTGGAGCGAGGCCGACGGCCTGCCCGGCCTCGTGGTGGATCGTTATGGTCCGCTCAGCGTCGTCCAGTGCAGCACCCTCGGCATGTCGCGGTCCGCCCCCGCCATTGCCGACGGGCTGGGCCGCCTCTTTCCCGAGGGCCGCATCCACCGCTGGGATGACACGACGGCGGCCCGGCTCGAAGGGTACGAGGCCCGGCAGGATCCGCCGGGCGCGGAGCTCGTGGTGACCGAGGGCGACTGCCGCTTCGCGGTCACCCCGGGCGCCGGTCAGAAGACCGGGCTCTACCTGGATCAGAGCGAGAACCGCGCTCTGTTCGCTCGCCATGCGGGAGGCCGTCGCCTCCTCGACGCTTTCTGCTATGGGGGCGGTTTCGCCTGTCATGCCCTGGCCTCGGGAGCGCGCCAGGCCCTCCTGCTGGACTCCTCGGCCGACGCGCTCGCTCTCGCGCAGCGCAACCTCGAGCTCAATCAGCTGAGCGGGCGAGCCGAGCTGCGGGAGGGCAATGCCTTCGACCTCCTGCGCAGTCTCGAGTCGGCGGGCGAGCGCTTCGGCGCGGTCGTCCTCGATCCTCCCCCCTTCACGCGGCGCAAGGACTCGCTGGCCGCGGCCGCGCGGGGCTACAAGGAGATCAATATCCGGGGCCTCCGCCTGCTCGAGCCCGGGGGCGTGCTCGCGACCTTTTCGTGCTCACACCATGTCACGCCCGCGCTCTTCGAGGAGATGTGCCGGGAGGCCGCCGGCGATGCCGGCGTCGCCGTCCGGGTCCTCCAGAGCCTGAGCCAGAGCCGCGACCACCCCGTCCTGCTCAGCGTCCCGGAGTCCCGCTACCTCACCGGCCTCCTCCTCGAGCGAGTCTCCTAGGCCTCTCGGTAGAAGATCAGGAGGAGGCCGACCAGCATCAGGCACACGGCCCAGATGCGGCCAGGGATCTTGCCTTCGCCCGGCGGCAGTCTCAGCTCGAGCCAGCGTCCCCAGCCAACCAGCATGCCCAGGATGCCGAGGGGGGCATGAGTCACCTCGATCAAATACTCCGACTTCAAGTTGAGCGAGGCGTGGGAGTGCGTGAGCAGGAGGGCGCCGCCGACGGCGCACAGGATGGGGAAGATGAGGGCGGCCCGGGGGGACCGAATGCGCTCGGTGCGCACCATCCACTCGAAGGTGCCGAAGCCCAGCACGAGCAAGACGAACACGCGATGCTGCAGGACTTCGGGAAACTGCATGCTCTCCCAGAAGCCCAAGGGGCCGAGCGGCCAGGCCCCGGGGTCGTTTCGCACGAGGAGAAAGGCGGCCAGGCCGAAGAAGACGAGGGGCCAGTGTCGCGCCCAGGGCGCCCACCCCGTCCGGTGCAGGATGGCCAGCAGCCCCATGGCGAGCACGAAGAGGCCCGCGAAGTGGTGGTTGTACTCGGACCACGCGCGGTCCTCGGCGGTGCGCTCGGCATTCCGATCGTCCACGGGCAGCTCGTCTATGCCCGGCGACGTGAAGGAGGGCAGACGCGGCGTGAAGACGTGGCCGACCTCGGCGGGGGTGGCGCGGTCGGCGACCACGTCCACGGCCGGGGGCAGCGAGGTGAGAGAGGCCGCGGCGAAGAGCACGGTGATGCCGAGGCCCAGCTCGACCTCGATGAAGCGGCGCAGGCGCAGCCATGAGACAGGGCCGGCCGAAGGCAGCCGGCGCACCGCGAAGAAGTTGAGGGCGCCCAGGCCGAGGAGAAGCCCGAGGATGGCGACCTTGGTCAGGACCATCATGCCGTACGCGGTGCCGATCACGGCATGGGGGCCGTCGACGTAGATGGCGGTGAGCCCGATGCCTCCCGCCACGAGCACGGCCACAGATCCCAAGGCCATGGACGAGAAGCGCTGGAGGAGCACGGGCGGCCACGGACGCTCGCGCTGCCCGATGGCCGACGCCGTGAGGTGCATGAGGCCGCCCACCCACACGCTGGCCGCGTACTGGTGCACGGCATCCATGACGAGGAGAAAGCCCTCGTACTGGAGGCGGGCCGCGGCATGGCTGATCGCCGCCGCGGTGACGGCGAGGAGAATGGTCAGCCCCGCCAGCGCCGCCCAGCCCACGCGTGACTCCGACCGGCCGCGAAGCCAGAGCGCGGCCGCGGCCAGCCCCAGGCAGTCCAGCACGCGCAGCACGCTCGCCTGGAAATAGCCCGTGTGCAGGACCTCTCCCACGGGCCAGTGTCGTCCGCTGGCCAGGGCCACCTGCTGGACGCCCAGGGCCAGGAGCTGGCCCGCCGCCACGGTGGCGGCTCCGATGGCGATGAGCAGGAGCGCGCGACCCACGAGGCCGGAGAGCTCGGGGCGCTGCCGGACAGCAGGCCTCAAGACGAGAAGCGAGAAGCAGACGCCGCCGATGGCAGCGGCCTGGCCGCAGAGGGCGAGCCCACGAAGGATGACGTCGAGGAATCCCGCCATCAGAGCGAGATAGCTCGGAGGGGGGCTCCGCCCCCCTTCCGAAACCTCCCCCCGATGCAGGGCGAGCCGCAGGACGTCGCGGGCGTCCGGCGAGCAGCAGCACGTTCCCGGGGGCTGGGGCCTCCACGTGCGCGGCGAGCTGGATGGGGAGCGCCCTGCCGTCCGAGGTGAGCAATCTGAGAATCGCGCCGGCGAAGCCGGCGCTCGAAGCGGAACATCCTTGCTCGCGAGGGCACGGCAATCACTTGGATAGGCTCCTAGGGGCGGCGGGGACGGTCCGCCCAGAGCCGGACCAGGACGAAGAGCGGCGTGCCGATGGCGACGGGGAAGAGGAACCAAGCGGCCTGGCCGAAGGCGGCCAGGATGATCACGATGTAGATGAAGTCGCGGTGGGCGAGGGCATCGGCCAGCCTGGCCCCTGGCGAGCGCGTGGCGCCCGGGAGTGTCGTGGTCATCTGGTGCGACGCCAAGACGGTTGCGGCCAGTAAGGTACTCGCGCAGGCGACCGTCCCCAGCATCAGCGGCCAGCCAGCCCCGACCCGCAGGCTCCAGCCGATGGCCATGCAGGTGAAGACCGCCAGGTGCACGGCATTGTCCCCCCAGAAGTCGAGGGCGGCGCCCAGACGGGATTCGAGGAACTTGAGTCGGGCCAGCTCGCCGTCGCAGCCGTCGAGGATGGAGTGCAGGAGGAAGAGACAGGCGCCGATGAGCTGGAGTGTCGGCTCGCCGGAGAGGAAGAACGGCGCCCCGGTGAGCCCGATGCCGAGGCTCACCACGGTCATGTGGTTGGGCGTGACACCGGTCGCGACGAGACGCCTCGTCACGGCGAGCGAGATTCGCCGCTCGACGTGGCGCGACATGACGCCTTCGCTGTCCTTGATGAGGCTTCTGAGCAGCCACCGCTCGGCAGCGGGCAAATCGTCGTCAGACTCCAGCACGAAGCGCCCGCGCGGATCGAGCTCGCCGTCCAGCTTTCCAAAGGAGATCCGGAGCGCCGCCACCAGCTCGGCCGCGCCACCGGCCCCCCGCGCCGCCTCGAGCACGGCGCTCGTCCGCTCGGTCTCGACCACGGCGGTACCCGCGGAGTCGACCCAGAGCGTATCCGGGGTCAGCGGCATCTCGACGAGGCGCCGCAGCCAGGACGGCTGCGGGATGACATTGGCGGGCAGGAGGATGATCCGGTGCGCTCCCGAGGCGCCCTCGTCCTCGGCCCACGTCTCTCCGGCGTTCCCCCCGCCGTTCCCAACAACGCGCACGTCACAGA from Candidatus Methylomirabilota bacterium carries:
- the speB gene encoding agmatinase; this translates as MKPADPRFIACRAPYPEARIVLFGIPFEGTVNLRTGADRGPRDLRVASDSIETYSPFLERDLEDLGMADLGDCELGAGSPRAQLDRARDEIRTFWRPGLLPVMLGGDHTATVPVIEVLAKAIPELRILQLDAHPDLREEFLGERYNYASAMARVMDVVAPERVYQVGMRSGAREEYRRQAPHLYPAHAVHPVEAVRRLLPELRRHPLYVTMDVDVLDPSEAPGTGAPEPCGMTASELIAIIRLLEPCPIVGTDLMEVAQAFDASGRTAITASWILREAILTWWGKC
- a CDS encoding Maf family protein produces the protein MEWSGASSLLQSAEVPDSGSRQEHAGHHGQEPPHRQLSRTTQLVLASASPRRQEILARFGLAFSVQPSHVPEQHPPGDAAQAMAAVALAKARAVARQWARPTVVLGADTEVVLDGRYLGKPADIPDAVRMLRALRGRTHEVITGVALVEAPEGREETAAVVTRVTMTNATDEDIAAYVATGEPLDKAGAYAVQGQGSRLIAHIDGCYTNVVGLPVETTRRLLQRWGLL
- a CDS encoding CDP-alcohol phosphatidyltransferase family protein, translating into MSAALVIVPAGPGAERVPGPDSVLAGLSLRQRALLTAARAGICDVRVVGNGGGNAGETWAEDEGASGAHRIILLPANVIPQPSWLRRLVEMPLTPDTLWVDSAGTAVVETERTSAVLEAARGAGGAAELVAALRISFGKLDGELDPRGRFVLESDDDLPAAERWLLRSLIKDSEGVMSRHVERRISLAVTRRLVATGVTPNHMTVVSLGIGLTGAPFFLSGEPTLQLIGACLFLLHSILDGCDGELARLKFLESRLGAALDFWGDNAVHLAVFTCMAIGWSLRVGAGWPLMLGTVACASTLLAATVLASHQMTTTLPGATRSPGARLADALAHRDFIYIVIILAAFGQAAWFLFPVAIGTPLFVLVRLWADRPRRP
- a CDS encoding arginine decarboxylase, pyruvoyl-dependent, producing MGWKPVTKAAMTSGSAEGTTPLNAFDNALLAAGIGNINLVKVSSILPPETALVDLPRLRPGAVVPTAYAAMTSEVPGEVVSAAVGWARPADPTKNGVIMEFHDKATREEAERAIVHMLAEAFRVRGWAIHEIKVCAAEHRVERTGCALAAVTLLADDDLV
- a CDS encoding class I SAM-dependent methyltransferase, encoding MLKRDSQAQYSAPRYYEIAFDMNRKQEVDFLVHCFRRYARGKVKTVLDIACGTGPHLVRLGRRGYRMSGLDLSPENISFLRERSADEGLEVGLHVADMTRFRLPRPVDAAICMQDSQGHLLTNEALLAHLRCVARAVRKGGLYIFDRYMCSSWTDPARRWSWTRRRGRATVRATFEALKDLNPVTQTFFEDMELEAEENGRRHVYRQRHVSRMVFPQEMRALVELAGGFELVDWFYGFQPRLKLDRAHHPLLMVVVLRKR
- a CDS encoding CopD family protein, yielding MAGFLDVILRGLALCGQAAAIGGVCFSLLVLRPAVRQRPELSGLVGRALLLIAIGAATVAAGQLLALGVQQVALASGRHWPVGEVLHTGYFQASVLRVLDCLGLAAAALWLRGRSESRVGWAALAGLTILLAVTAAAISHAAARLQYEGFLLVMDAVHQYAASVWVGGLMHLTASAIGQRERPWPPVLLQRFSSMALGSVAVLVAGGIGLTAIYVDGPHAVIGTAYGMMVLTKVAILGLLLGLGALNFFAVRRLPSAGPVSWLRLRRFIEVELGLGITVLFAAASLTSLPPAVDVVADRATPAEVGHVFTPRLPSFTSPGIDELPVDDRNAERTAEDRAWSEYNHHFAGLFVLAMGLLAILHRTGWAPWARHWPLVFFGLAAFLLVRNDPGAWPLGPLGFWESMQFPEVLQHRVFVLLVLGFGTFEWMVRTERIRSPRAALIFPILCAVGGALLLTHSHASLNLKSEYLIEVTHAPLGILGMLVGWGRWLELRLPPGEGKIPGRIWAVCLMLVGLLLIFYREA
- a CDS encoding class I SAM-dependent rRNA methyltransferase encodes the protein MATLKLKRGAEARIKAGHPWIYRTQVADLKGAWKAEDAVEIVDWSGRFLGRGFYNPRSSLCCRLLTRRDEPVDGSLFRRRLEAAWEYRRKAGLIAEAYRLVWSEADGLPGLVVDRYGPLSVVQCSTLGMSRSAPAIADGLGRLFPEGRIHRWDDTTAARLEGYEARQDPPGAELVVTEGDCRFAVTPGAGQKTGLYLDQSENRALFARHAGGRRLLDAFCYGGGFACHALASGARQALLLDSSADALALAQRNLELNQLSGRAELREGNAFDLLRSLESAGERFGAVVLDPPPFTRRKDSLAAAARGYKEINIRGLRLLEPGGVLATFSCSHHVTPALFEEMCREAAGDAGVAVRVLQSLSQSRDHPVLLSVPESRYLTGLLLERVS
- the speE gene encoding polyamine aminopropyltransferase: MAGPPQYKWFFETTTPVEGHMHAIARTIASRQTKFQFMEILETHSYGKVLVLDGRIQSSEHDEFIYHEILVQPGLLAHPRPVRAMVIGGGEGATVREILRHPSIADCLMVDIDGEVVEECKKHLPEMHKGAFEDPRTRVLHEDARAYLEKTRERFDLIVVDLPEPLEEGPACLLFTAEFYGLIRDRLTDDGVMTMQAGMTKINELFFFGAVNRTLHEVFPVVAPYQGFISCFGTPWGFILASKGTDPRTQMAADIDRLIASRMNPDSLGYWNGAAHLHSFNLPKFLTQALAKNTRVITDKNPLIVS
- the speD gene encoding adenosylmethionine decarboxylase; translated protein: MQALGRHLLLELFDCDADAINSLESVKTAMVEAAKAAQATIVDVVFHEFNPFGISGVVVIAESHLAIHTWPEYRYAAVDVFSCGDVLQPQAAADHLVAELGAARASVVELQRGIFLTERSMPHKPAEAIGKPVVRR